In the Sandaracinus amylolyticus genome, ACTTCGAGCGCCGCGCGTGGAAGGACGGACGCCTGAGCCCTCGACAGATGCTCGCGACCGCGTGGATCAGCGGGATCGCGCAGCTCCTCGTGGTGTTCGTGCTCGGCGGGCTCGCGGGCCCGATCGCGGTCGCGCTGCCGCTGATCGCGGTGGTGATGAACCTGATCGCGCCGACGCGCTTCGGGATGATCTTCGTGAGCTTCGTGCAGGTGCCCGCGGTCTGGGCGTTCGCCGCGATCCAGACGAGCGGCGTGCTGCCCGATCTGGTCCCGAGCGCGTGGGGCGGGCTCTTCGCGGCGCCGGGTACGCCGGGGCCGGGCCCGTGGATCGCCGCGGCGTTCCTCTCGTTCGTGCTGCTCGGCGGGATGGCGATCGGGCGCACGCTGCGCACCGTGCTCATGCAGCTCCTGCGCGAGCAGGTCGAGGATCGCGATCGCGAGCTCGAGATGTACGAGGAGACGACGCGCGCGCTCTCGCAGATGACCGCGGAGATCGCGCACGAGCTGAAGAACCCGCTCGCGAGCATCAAGGGCCTCGCGGCGCTGGTGCGCAAGGACCTGGGCGGACAGACCGCGGAGCGCATGGACGTGCTCCGGCGCGAGGTCGATCGCCTGCAGCTCATCCTCGACGAGTTCCTCAGCTACTCGCGCCCGCTGGTCCCGATCGACGAGGAGCACGTCGACCTCCACGCGCTCACGCGCGAGGTGCTCGAGCTGCACGAGGGCATCGCGCGGCAGCGCGACGTGAGGCTCGTCGCGCCGGAAGGCGAGCTGCATCTCCGGTGCGATCCGAGGAAGATCAAGCGCGTGCTGATCAACCTGGTGCAGAACGCGATCGAGGCGAGCCCGCGCGACGGAGAAGTGCGGGTGGTGATCGAGCGCGACGGACCGAACGCGCGCATCGAGGTGCTCGACGAGGGCACGGGGATCGCGAGCGGCGCCGACGAGAAGCTGTTCACGGTCGGCTTCACCACCAAGGACGAGGGCACGGGGATCGGGCTCGCGCTCGCGCGCGGTCTCGCGCGGCAGCACGGCGGGGATCTCACGCTCGAGAATCGTGTCGATGGGCGCGGCTGCGTCGCCACGCTGGTGCTCCCGCCCGCGCCGATCGTCGCGCAGGAGGCTGCGTCGTGACCCGCGCGATGGTCGTCGACGACGACGCCGGCGTTCGCTACACGCTGCGCGGCTTCCTCGAGGACGCGGGGCTCGACGTCGACGAGGCGAAGGACGGAGCGGAGGCGCTCGCGCGGCTCGAAGATCACGCGCTCGTGATCACCGACCTGCGCATGCCGCGCATGGACGGCATGGAGCTGCTGCGCCGCATCAAGGCGCGCCCCGATTCGCCGGTCGTCGTGATGATCACGGCGCAGGGCTCGGAGCGTCAGGCCGTCGACGCGATGAAGCTCGGCGCGTTCGACTACTTCAAGAAGCCCTTCGAGCCCGACGAGCTGCTCGCGGTGGTGCGCCGCGCGCTCGAGAGCGCGACGCTGCGCGCCGACAACACGCGCCTCGCGGGCGAGCTCAACCTCGCGCGCACGATGGTGTTCGAGAGCGCGCCGATGAGCCGCCTCGCGGTGCTGGTGCAGCGCGTCGCGCCGCGCGACGTGACGGTGCTGATCACCGGCGAGAGCGGCACCGGCAAGGAGCGCGTCGCCGAGGCGATCGTGCGCGCGTCGTCGCGCCGCGATCGTCCCTACGTGCGCTTCAACTGCGCGGCGATCACGCCCGACCTCGCCGAGGCCGAGCTCTTCGGGCACGCGAAGGGCGCGTTCACCGGCGC is a window encoding:
- a CDS encoding ATP-binding protein — encoded protein: MQAPASHPRTLEERAKALDDLEQVASSRVVGEIIAHRRKLWPVGLAIMIALLWMGPAVWRWTLIALAILSIASLGYFERRAWKDGRLSPRQMLATAWISGIAQLLVVFVLGGLAGPIAVALPLIAVVMNLIAPTRFGMIFVSFVQVPAVWAFAAIQTSGVLPDLVPSAWGGLFAAPGTPGPGPWIAAAFLSFVLLGGMAIGRTLRTVLMQLLREQVEDRDRELEMYEETTRALSQMTAEIAHELKNPLASIKGLAALVRKDLGGQTAERMDVLRREVDRLQLILDEFLSYSRPLVPIDEEHVDLHALTREVLELHEGIARQRDVRLVAPEGELHLRCDPRKIKRVLINLVQNAIEASPRDGEVRVVIERDGPNARIEVLDEGTGIASGADEKLFTVGFTTKDEGTGIGLALARGLARQHGGDLTLENRVDGRGCVATLVLPPAPIVAQEAAS